GATACCGAGGCGCGTCATCCCGGTGTCGAACTTGAGGTGCAGTGGCGCTACCCACCCACACCCTTTACTGAAGGCTTTGAGAGCCTGGAGGCTCTCGAGACTGGAAATGACTGGAGTCAGGCGGTGACGCTGCAGGACGGAAGCGGCTTCCGGGGGCAACGGCGAAAGCACGACGATCTCTGAAGCGACACCCGAGGCTCGCAGCTCGATCGCCTCCTCGGCGGTGGCGACGGCGAAGCCGGCGAGCTGCTCGCCCCCCTCGGCCTCGAGCGCCCGGGCGACGGCGACCGCGCCGTGCCCGTAGGCGTCGGCCTTGACGACGGCGAGGATCTTCGCCGGGGCGACGAGCCCGGCGAGGTGGCGGTAGTTGTGGCGGAGGGCCGCGAGGTCGATCTCGACCCAGGCTCGGCGCAGCGAGTGCGCCCCGCAGTCGGCTTCAACCAACGTCGCTCCCGGCGTGGCTGCCATCGTAGCTGTGGAATCGCGTCGTCTCGCCCTTGAAGACCAGATTGACGGTGCCGGTCTCCCCGTTCCGGTGCTTCGCGATGATCAACTCGGCGAGGCCGCGCACCGAGGGATCCTCCTTGTTGTAGATCTCGTCGCGGTAGATGAAGGCCACGAGGTCGGCGTCCTGCTCGATCGAGCCCGATTCCCGGAGGTCCGAGAGCACCGGCCGGTGGTCCCCGCCCCGCTTCTCCGATGCGCGCGAGAGCTGCGACAGCAGGATGATCGGGATGTCGAGCTCCTTGGCGAGCTGCTTGAAGGCCCGGGTGATCGCCGAGATCTCGAGGTTGCGGTTCTCGAAGCGGCCGCCGGCCTGCATGAGCTGGAGGTAGTCCACCACCAGGACTTCGAGGCCCTTCTCCGCCTTCAACCGCCGCGCCTTGGAGGCGACCTCGAGGAGGGTCGGCGCAGCCGAGTCGTCGATGAACATCGGCGCCTTGCCGATCTCGGCCATCTTCTGCACGACCTTGACCCACTGCTGCTGCGACAGGTGCCCCGAGCGGATGCGTGAGAAGTGGACGTCGGCCTCGGCGCAGAGAATGCGCAGCGCGAGCTCCTGCTGCCCCATTTCGAGCGAGAAGATCCCCACCGTCTTCTTCTCGCGGATCGCGACGTGCGAGGCGATGTTGAGCGCGAAGCTGGTCTTGCCCATGCCCGGGCGGCCGCCGATGATGATCAGCGTCCCCCTGCCGAGACCGTGGGTGTACCTGTCGTAGTCGATGAACCCGGACGGCACGCCGGTGAGGGCGGAACCGGGGTTCTCCTCGAGCATCTCGAGGGTCTCCTCGATGATGCGGTCGAACGGCACGAAGCCGCGGCGGATCGCCTCTTCGCCGAGCGCCATGATCGAGGACTCGGCGTGGTCGAGCGCCTTCTGCGCGTCGACCCCGCCGTCGAGGCACTCGCGGGTGATGTCCCGGCAGACGTCGATCAGCCGCCGCCGGACCGATCGCTCCTTGACGATCTCGACGTAGTGCTCGAAGCGGCCCAGATCCGGCAGGTCGACGTCGAGACCCGCGAGGTAAGCGAGGCCGCCGGCGCTCTCGAGCGCCGCTTTCTGCTCGAGTTTCGCCTGCACGGTGCGCAGGTCGATCGAGACCTGGACCTCCTGCAGCTCGAGCATCACGGCGTAGATCAGCCGGTGGCGCTCGGTGTGGAAGTCCTCCGCCTTGAGGCGGCCGGAGACCGAAGGCAGCAGCCGCGGATCGAGCAGCACCGCGGCCAGCACGGCGCGCTCCGACTCTTCGCTCTGCGGCATCGACTTCGGGGGCTTGAGAAGCTCCAGCATGGGCCCGGCTATCCTAGCCGAATCGGGCCCCCTGCGAGGGCGGAGGCGCCGCCCTCGCAGGGTCTCCGGCCGCCTCTGGCGTCACCGGCTGCCCGCCCCGGGCGCCCGGCGCGACCTCAGCAGGCGTTAGGGCTGCGGCAGCGGAATGCTGGAGTTATAGGCGTCCGACAGGCACTTCCACTTCCCGTCCACCTTCTTCCAGACCTCGAGGTACTTGCCTTTGTCGGTCACCGTCTTGCCGTCGGGGCCGGTGAAGCTCAGGCTGTAGGAGCCGCTGGTGTAGCCCAGCTCGCCGCTCTCCGCCACTTGGGCGCGCTCGGCCTGCCAGGAGATCTTGGCATCGGGAAGCTGCATCAGCCCGTTCCACGAGGCGCGGATGGCCTCCTTGGTGCGCGCCACCGGCTCATTGGGCGCCAGCGTCTCGCCGTCTTCGGCCATGAAAGCGACCGTGGCGTCCAGATCCTTGCGGTTGGCCGCCTCCGACCAGGCCTTGTCCAATGCCCGCAGCGCCGCCTCCTCCGCCGCCCTGTCGACCTTCGCCCCCTGCGCCACCGCGAGACCACTTCCAACCGCCAGACAGATCCCCACCACGGCCCAAATCCGTCGCATGTTCATCCGATCTCTCCCTTCAGAATTGAGAAGGCAACCTACCATGCCGGCGGACTCCCGGCTCTGGCCGCCGCGCAACCCGGCCTGACGAGCAGATTGCGCGAGGATCTACGGCGCGGAAGATGCCGGCGCACGACCGAGAAAGGCGGTCAGCCGTGCTTCGCTGCCGGAGCGAAAGTCGATGTAGCGCAGGCCGATGCCGTCGGGTTTGCCCGCTCCGCCAGCGGAATGACGCACGACGTCGGCCCTCCCGACGACGGCTTCGCGCTCCTCCGGAAGCAGGAGCTCGAACTCCACCATCGAGCCGAGGGAGTAGATCGAGTCGGTGCGCACGAACATGCCGCTCCGCGAGATGTCGTAGGTCTGGCAGAAGGCCTGGTGCTCGCCGTCGCCGATCCGCGCCTGGAGCCGCACCATCATCCGCGAGGCGACCCTCGGCGCCACCGCGAGCAGCTGGGCGGCGAAGCCGCTCAGGAACTCCCCGGTCTTGTCGGTCGCGACGGCCGCATTGGCCCCCTGGCCCACCAGTCTCTCGGCCTGGAACAGCCGCGGCTCATCCGCGAGGAGCAGAATCTGGCTGTTCTCGCACGGCGACGCCGGCAATCGCAGGGCAGCGAGCAGGTCGGTGACGTCGATATCGGGCAGGGGATACCGCACCAGCACCAGGTCGAAGGCGATCGCAGCACAGAGGACTCGCCCGTTCTCGCCGCGCGGCACCTTGTCGACTTCGAAATACGAACGATTCAGCAGCGCTTCGATCCGGCCGTAGAGCGCCGGCTCCAGGCCCACCGCCAGGATCCGCCGCAGGCCGCGCGCCGTATCCTCCGCGTGGGCCACCCACCCGGATCCTGCCCTTCCAGGCTCCCGCATACTCACCCGTTTCCCCGCCTGCCCCTCTAGAGTACAGGAGTCCGCGCTCGCCTTCAGCGCTCCCCGGCTGCGTCACTTGCCACAATCGAGCGCAGGTGATCGAGCCGGTGCTGCGCTTCGGTGCGCGCCGAGGCCTGCGCCTCCGCTGTCCAGCTCGCGACCAAGCGATCGCGCTGGACGGCACTCATCCGATCGCCAAGTGCAGCTGCAAGGTAGTAGTGCATGTAGGCCTCGCGCTCGTCGCGTGAGACGCCGTCGCCATGCGCGTACATCTCGCCGAGACGATAGAGAGAGCGGACGTTTCCGTGCCCGCCGGCGAGCCGGTACCACTTCGCTGCCTCGGCATCATCCCTGGGCATTCCGCTCCCCAGGTGAGACCTCTCGCCGAGCTCAACCTGCGCCTGGACGAACCCTCCCTCGGCCCCGCGGCGCAGCCAACGCAGCGCCTCGGCGTCGTCGTGCGGGGCGCCGAAGCCGCGAGCATAGGCCGAGCCGAGGAGATACTGCGCCCGTGCGTTGCCCTGCTCGGCGGAACGGCGAAACCAGTCCGCTCCCGCTTTCGGGTCCTTGGGAGTACCCCTTCCGGTCGTCAGGGCAAGCCCCAGATTGAGCTGCGCCCGGGCGTTCCCCTGTTCGGCCGCGAGGCGGTACAACCTCGCCGCCTCGCGCTCGTCCTTGGCAACCGACTCGCCGCGCGCATAGGCCACACCCAGATTGAATTGTCCGTCCGCATTCCCCTGGTCCGCCGCGAGGCGATACCACTTCACGGCCTCCTGCTTGTCGACCCGTACACCCTCGCCATGGCTGTACATCACGCCGATGTCGACCAGGGCATCCTGGTCTCCGAGCGCGGCCGCGCGACGAAACGAGCCCATCGCCGCGTCAAGGTCCTGCGCCACTCCCCGCCCATGCAGATAGCACCTGGCCAGACGATAGTGGCCCTCCGCCGATCCGTTCTCTGCCGCCCGGCGGTACCAACCGGCGGCCTCGACCATGTCCAGTGGAACTCCGATACCCTGGGCGTAGCACGCGCCGAGGTGCACCTGCGCAACCTCGAGTCCCTGGTCGGCGGCAAGGCGAATCCAGTACACGCCTGCGCGCTCGTCCATGGGAACTCCGTGACCGGCGATCACGGCGACCCCGAGAAAGTACTGCGCCTCCCTGAGCCCCTGCACGGCGGCGAGACGGGACCAGCTCGCGGCCTCGCGGTCGTCCTGGGGCACGCCCGTGCCCGCGGCGTACATCCTGGCGAGGTTGAACTCGCCCAGGTCCAGCCCCTGCTCGGCCGCCAACCGGTACCACTTCACGGCTTCGGCGGCGTCCGCGCCGACGCTCTCACCGAGCTCGAAAGCGATCCCGAGTTCGTTTTGCGCGAGCGCCAGACCTCCCGCCGCCGCCCGACGCTCCCACTGGAGCGCCGCCCCTGGGTCCTTCGCCACGCCGTCGCCCTCGCGGTACCGCTCGGCGAGCTCGTGCTGCGCTTGCGTACTCCCCTTCGCCGCCTCCGACTGGAGCTCAGCGAGCGTGCGCGGCGCACCGGAAGCGGCTGCCAGCGTCGAAACGAACCCCCAAGCCGCGAACTTCAGAATGCGAGATCGGCGCATCTGTTTCCTCCTGCCCTGCCTGGCGTCGTTGGCCGGAGTGTACGCCCCTCGCCGCGAGCGCCCGCCGCGGCCCTGCGGACACCCGACCGGCCGCTATACTTCAGTCGAAAAATCCCCTCTCCGAGGTGCCCATGACACTCCGCCTACTGGTTGCCCATTGCGCGCTCCTCCCGCTGCTGGCGTCGCCCCTCCTCGCCGGCGAGGCCTCCGGCAAGTTCACCTCCGGCCCGCTGTCGATCTCTCCGACAGTGGCCACCGCCTACGAGGTGCGCGACCAGGCGGACGGCCGCAAGCGGTCGGTCGAGGTCCTGCTCGGCGGCGCGGCGCTCGACACCACGGCCCTCGCGCAGGCGCTCGACCCGCACGTCGACGCGATCAACTCGGAGGCGTCGAAGGGCGACTACATTCTGATCTGGGCGCACGCCGACGGCAGCGCCTCGATGAACGCGACCTTTCAGGAGACCATGACGCAGTACATCGACGACACGAGAGGCGGCCTGAAGGTCGAGTGGACGGAACGCACGCCCGATCGCGTCGCCGGACGCCTCTGGTCGCCGAAGCCGGTGAAGCCGATGTCGGGCGCCAGCTGGACGGTGGACGTGACCTTCGCCGCCGCGGTCGTCCGGCCATCCGCCGGGACCGAGCTGCCCGCGGACGGCGGCGACGCAGGCAAGTCGCTGGCAGCGCTCTACAGCGCCGTCGGCAAGAAAGACTGGACGGGGATCAAGGCCGGCGTCGCTCCGGACCGGATGCGCTCGTTCGAGGTCGAATACAACTCAGCGGAAGAGAACCTCGCAGCGGCGGTCGACATGCTGGGCAACTTCTGGCTCCCCAAGGAGCCCAGGGTCACCGGCGGCGAGATGCGCGGCGACGCCGCGATCCTCGAAGTCGAAGGCGAGCTCTACCCCGGCGCCAAGTGGCTATTCCTGGTGAAGATGGTGCGCGGGGACGCCGGCTGGCAGTTCTCCCAGAAGGTGCCGGCGGGCCGGCTCGACTGAGCGGTCACTTCAGGGTGAGGAGGATCTCGGGAAAAAGGCCGTCGTCCTCGGCCCTGTAGCCGCTGGACTCCTTCACCAGAATGCGGATCGTCTGTCCCGGCTTCACCTTGAGGTCGGCATAGTCGATCGCCCCCTGCGCCACCGCGAGACCTCCTCCAGCCGCCAGACAGACCCCCACTACGGCCCACATCTTCCGCATCTTCATCCCACCAGAGTGATGGCGCCGAACCTACCAGGCCCGAATCCCCGCACGGGTCCCGTCCGCCGGCCTCGAACCTTTGGCCAGCCGTCGATCTCTCCCCATCGCGCTCCGCTCGCCTCGCCTGCGGCGTGACGCTACCGGGATCCCTGCGACACCTGCCGGGTGGCGCTCCGAGAGGCTGCTACACTCCCGGCACCATTTCCGGCTTGGAGGTGACCATGAGATTCGTCCGCCTGACGGTCCTCTGCTCGCTCTGCTCTTGTCTCGCCTCCCCCCTCGCCGCCCAGGACGTGATCTTCAGCGACGGCTTTGAAGCCGGCAACCATGCAGCCTGGGATCCGCCGACCTACTGCCCGGCGACCTCGACCTTCACCCTCACCGCGCCGGGCGCAGCCGTCGACGCCTGGACCGTGCCGGCGGCGCAGAAGGTCCTCACGACCGATCTGCCGCCGGAGGCCTCGAGCGGCACGCTGCGTCTCTTCGCGGCCCGCAACGAGTTCGAGCCGCTGGTCGTCGCGCTCCACCCGCCCGCCGCCGACGCCGCGCTGGTCTCGGCCACTCTGGCGCCGTTCGCCGGCCTCGGCCCGGGAGCGACGATCGACCTGCGCCAGGCGACTTACACCGGCGACCGCATCGAGGCGCTCCAGCCACTCGTCGCCCGGACCCTGCACCCCGCCGAGGCGCCGTTGGTCCTCTGGGTGACGATCTACGTCCCGGCCGACGCTCCCCCGGGCCTGCACACCAGTACGCTGACCGTCGACTTCTCGAACCGCCCCGCTGTCGTCGTTCCGGTCGAGCTCTACGTCTTCAACGCTCTGCTGCCCCCTGCGGCCACTTTTCAGAGCCAGCTGCCAGTGACCTTCACCGATCCGGCGGACGCCAGGAAGCAGTTGCTCTTCGACCACCGCCTGACGCCGGCGACGCCGACCTGGCCTTCCGGCTTCCGCTGGAACATCACCTGGGACCAGGCCGTCCACCCGGCGACACTCTGCACCACTTTCGACGACGAGACCGACCACGAACCGAATCCGAACTATGCCCTGGGCGACCTGGCGCAGGAGTGGCTCCTCGGCAGCGGCTGGAACGGCGTCGGCTTCCCCTCCGGCGAGCTCTTCCGCTTCGTGAGCAACAGCGAGCCGCGGCCGCTCACCTTCTGCGGCATTCCGCGCGAGACCGGCACGGTCAGCCCGCCGCAGTGGGGCAGCGCCGCCTACAACGCCGAGTGGAGTGACTTCCTTGGCGGATTGGAGAACTACCTCCAGGGTCTGGGACTGCTGTCGAAGACCTTTTCCTACGTGATGAACGAGCCGGCGAACCCGACCGACTACGATCTCGCTGCGCACCTCTGCCGCCTATCGAGGGCGGCCGCGCCGGGCCTGCGTCTGGCGATCAGCGAAGAGCCCAAGCCGGAGATCGCGGAGAACGCCGGCGGCGCCTGCGGCTACGACCTATGGCTCGCCCACTTCGGCGAGCTCAAGCGCAACTACGCCGCGGAGCGCATGCTCTTGGGCGAAGAGGTCTGGCTCTACAGTCTGGCCCCCGACTTCTGGGTGAACCCGACGGTCACCGCCCGCCAGGGTTTGGAGGTCCGGATGCTTCCCTGGATCGCCTGGGCCGAGCGTGCCCGCGGCTGGAGCTACTACGACGGCGACAGCTTCTTCTCTCTCGGCAATTCGACCGTCCGCCTCGAGCTCCTGCGCGAGGGCTTCGAGGACTACGAATACCTCGTGCTCGCCAACGGCGGCGAGCCGCCGCGGCCCGGCGTCGTCGAAGTCGCCGACCGGGCGGCGCTCTCCGCCGCGCACAGCGAGATCGACTGGAACCACGACGCCGACGCTCAGGCAGCGCTGCGCTGTGAGCTCGGCCGGTACCTCGAAGGGCATCGAACCGACATGCCGGCCCTGGAGCTCGCCGGCACGCGACCTCGGGGGGAGTACTACATCAATTTCCAGCCCTGCTGCGCGCCGGCCATTCCGTCCGGCCCCCTGGTCTTCGCTGGACACACCTGGATCCAGATCGGCTGGAATCCGTGGAGCGACGCCCTGGGATACGGCTGGCGAGGCCCGAACCAGGGGAATCCCGGCATCCTGCTCTCGCACTACGATGTCGACCACCCCGGCTACAACGTCCTCGAGACCTCCTACATCTGGGACGACTTCGGGCGGGAGAATCTCTTCGAGTTCG
Above is a window of Thermoanaerobaculia bacterium DNA encoding:
- a CDS encoding alanine racemase, which produces MVEADCGAHSLRRAWVEIDLAALRHNYRHLAGLVAPAKILAVVKADAYGHGAVAVARALEAEGGEQLAGFAVATAEEAIELRASGVASEIVVLSPLPPEAASVLQRHRLTPVISSLESLQALKAFSKGCGWVAPLHLKFDTGMTRLGI
- the dnaB gene encoding replicative DNA helicase; this encodes MLELLKPPKSMPQSEESERAVLAAVLLDPRLLPSVSGRLKAEDFHTERHRLIYAVMLELQEVQVSIDLRTVQAKLEQKAALESAGGLAYLAGLDVDLPDLGRFEHYVEIVKERSVRRRLIDVCRDITRECLDGGVDAQKALDHAESSIMALGEEAIRRGFVPFDRIIEETLEMLEENPGSALTGVPSGFIDYDRYTHGLGRGTLIIIGGRPGMGKTSFALNIASHVAIREKKTVGIFSLEMGQQELALRILCAEADVHFSRIRSGHLSQQQWVKVVQKMAEIGKAPMFIDDSAAPTLLEVASKARRLKAEKGLEVLVVDYLQLMQAGGRFENRNLEISAITRAFKQLAKELDIPIILLSQLSRASEKRGGDHRPVLSDLRESGSIEQDADLVAFIYRDEIYNKEDPSVRGLAELIIAKHRNGETGTVNLVFKGETTRFHSYDGSHAGSDVG
- a CDS encoding DUF4440 domain-containing protein; the encoded protein is MRRIWAVVGICLAVGSGLAVAQGAKVDRAAEEAALRALDKAWSEAANRKDLDATVAFMAEDGETLAPNEPVARTKEAIRASWNGLMQLPDAKISWQAERAQVAESGELGYTSGSYSLSFTGPDGKTVTDKGKYLEVWKKVDGKWKCLSDAYNSSIPLPQP
- a CDS encoding PilZ domain-containing protein — protein: MAHAEDTARGLRRILAVGLEPALYGRIEALLNRSYFEVDKVPRGENGRVLCAAIAFDLVLVRYPLPDIDVTDLLAALRLPASPCENSQILLLADEPRLFQAERLVGQGANAAVATDKTGEFLSGFAAQLLAVAPRVASRMMVRLQARIGDGEHQAFCQTYDISRSGMFVRTDSIYSLGSMVEFELLLPEEREAVVGRADVVRHSAGGAGKPDGIGLRYIDFRSGSEARLTAFLGRAPASSAP
- a CDS encoding sel1 repeat family protein yields the protein MRRSRILKFAAWGFVSTLAAASGAPRTLAELQSEAAKGSTQAQHELAERYREGDGVAKDPGAALQWERRAAAGGLALAQNELGIAFELGESVGADAAEAVKWYRLAAEQGLDLGEFNLARMYAAGTGVPQDDREAASWSRLAAVQGLREAQYFLGVAVIAGHGVPMDERAGVYWIRLAADQGLEVAQVHLGACYAQGIGVPLDMVEAAGWYRRAAENGSAEGHYRLARCYLHGRGVAQDLDAAMGSFRRAAALGDQDALVDIGVMYSHGEGVRVDKQEAVKWYRLAADQGNADGQFNLGVAYARGESVAKDEREAARLYRLAAEQGNARAQLNLGLALTTGRGTPKDPKAGADWFRRSAEQGNARAQYLLGSAYARGFGAPHDDAEALRWLRRGAEGGFVQAQVELGERSHLGSGMPRDDAEAAKWYRLAGGHGNVRSLYRLGEMYAHGDGVSRDEREAYMHYYLAAALGDRMSAVQRDRLVASWTAEAQASARTEAQHRLDHLRSIVASDAAGER